AATTGGTGACGGCGTTCAAGGCTACCCTTGAGGAGTTGGACGAGGCCGACCTCCTGCTGCATATGATCGACGCCAGCCATCCCCAGATGATGGAACAGAAACAGGCCGTCGACACGATCCTCATGGAGCTCGGGCTTTCGACCAAGCCGATCGTTGAGGTCTTCAACAAGGTCGATCTTTTGGCGACCGAGATTGGGCAATCCTTCGTTAGTGGCAAGACGATGGTGCCGCGAGTGGCTGTATCCGCTCTGACTGGGTTTGGCCTCGATCGACTGCGAGAGGTGGTACACCAGGCACTGTTAGCCGCGGAAGACCAGGCGACAGGCCCCGCATGGGCAGGCTATATCCCCGCCCACGCGGGAAGCTGATCCCTGTATGGAAGCGGCTACGGTATGGGCCTGCGGATGATCAATCTCGCCAACAGCCTCACAATTTTCAGAATCCTGATGGCCCCAGTCATCTCGATCCTGCTGGTCTACAAGTATTGGCGACTTGGCCTGGCGATCTTTCTGCTGGCAGGGATTACCGATGCACTGGATGGATTCATCGCGCGTTCGAGGGGCCAGCGGACAGAGCTGGGGACGATCCTCGATCCGCTGGCCGACAAGCTGCTGCTTTTTGCTACCTTCATGACACTGGTCTACATACGACAGATCCCCCAGTGGCTCTTCATCATCGTCGTCAGCCGTGACCTGATCCTGATCGGTGGCTTTCTCGTGCTGTATATTTTTACCGGCAAGACGACGGTTTCGGTCTCCAAGATGGGGAAGCTTACCACCGGCCTGCAGGTTACGACCGTGTTGACAACCCTGCTGGCGCGCCTGTCCAGCGGGGTCGGATTCTACTTGTCTTGGCTTATCTATCTGGCAGCCGCAGTGACCATTTTATCCGGACTCGATTACGTCAGGCGAGGCGCGAAAGTTCTCAGCCAGTGAAGAGGACCGCTATCGTCTGCCCCCGCCAAAAGTGGGTCCGGCAGTCTTTTGCACGATAACCTATCCCATTGGAGAGAACTGCGATGCCCCTTCCTGTTGTCACGATCGTTGGTCGGCCCAACGTAGGAAAATCGACCCTGTTCAACCGGCTGGTGGGTGGGCGAAGGGCGATTGTGCATGACGAACCCGGCGTGACCAGGGACCGACTCTACGCGACGGTCGAGTGGAAGGGCCGCGCGTTCATCCTGGGTGATACCGGGGGGTACGAGCCGGGTGTCAAAAGCGGTCTGGCAGCTCAGGTGCTCGCCCAGGTTCAGCAGGCGGTTCAGGAGACCGCCCTCGTCATCTTCGTCGTTGACGCTCGCGAAGGGCTGACCCCACTGGACGAGGAGATCGCCCGGATGCTTCGGCACGATGTGCGCGCCCGCATCGTCGTGGCGCCGAATAAGGTCGATCGACCGACCCACGAGACGCTAGCGGCTGAATTCTTTCGGATGGGATTCGACGAGATCTGCCCGATCTCCGCTGAGCATGGCCTGGGTATCGCAGAGCTCTGCGACCTGATCGTCGAGACGCTGCCCCCGGCAGAGACCGCACCTGAGCAGAAGGCCATCC
The Candidatus Methylomirabilis sp. genome window above contains:
- the pgsA gene encoding CDP-diacylglycerol--glycerol-3-phosphate 3-phosphatidyltransferase, with the translated sequence MGLRMINLANSLTIFRILMAPVISILLVYKYWRLGLAIFLLAGITDALDGFIARSRGQRTELGTILDPLADKLLLFATFMTLVYIRQIPQWLFIIVVSRDLILIGGFLVLYIFTGKTTVSVSKMGKLTTGLQVTTVLTTLLARLSSGVGFYLSWLIYLAAAVTILSGLDYVRRGAKVLSQ